In the genome of Ureibacillus sp. FSL W7-1570, the window GGAGGGTTAATCATGCGTGTAAATATTACTTTAGCTTGCACAGAATGCGGAGAACGTAATTATATTACAACAAAAAATAAACGCAACAATCCAGAACGTCTTGAACTTAAAAAATATTGCTCTCGCGAGAAGAAAGTCACTCTTCACCGTGAAACGAAGTAATTTTTTTGCCAAAACCATTTACGGTTTTGGCTTTTTATGTATACGAAAAGGATTGATGATGTTTGAACAAAAAAGAATGGCGAAAAACGATAAAATCGGCTTTGAGCGAATTGTCCAATGAAACTTATCATAAATATTCATCGATGATTAAAGAACGATTGATGAACGAACCCTTCCTCAAGCAATGCGGAACGGTAGCGATTACGATTTCAAAGCCGCCTGAAGTCGAAACCCGCAAGATTATTGAAGAATTATGGCGTTTGGAAAAGCGGGTGGCTGTACCGAAATGCAATCCGGAAAGCCGCACGATGGATTTTTATGAAATTACAAGTTTCAGCCAACTGGAAACGGTTTATATGGATTTGGAGGAGCCGATCCCTTCCCAGACGGTTTACGTCTCTCCCGAAGAAATCGATTTGATGATTGTTCCGGGAATCGTATTCGATGCAAAAGGGTATCGAATCGGATATGGAGGGGGTTATTATGACCGCTATTTGCCAAAATGTAGCGGGCGTTTTATCTCACTGGCCTTTCATTTGCAGATTGTTGACGAATTGCCAAAGGAATCACATGATATACCGGTCGATATAATCATTACTGAAAAATCGGTTATAAATTGCGAACACAATCGGAGGGAGCAAAATGAAGACAATCCTTGATATTCGGAATTTGTTGAGACAATATGGATCGTTCATTTATACAGGGGATCGTATTGGCGACCTGATGATGATGGAAGATGAGATTCGTGAGTTATATAAGTCGCAAATTTTGGATGTAAAGGAATACCAATCCGCCTTATTGATCATCCGAAATGAAATTAAATTGGAAGAAGAGAGAAAAATGAACGTGAAATATTAAGAATTGCTAAAAATAGAAGAAAATCATGATTGACTATTATGGTTAAAAGACTTAGACTTGTTAAGTCGTTCTTCCAATGTGGCAGTGGAAAATCCACTGTGTTTTCTTTTTGGGAACCTTTTTGTAAAAAATACGTAAATATTTATGGATAAAAGCGGAAGGAAGGTAATATATAATTTTCATAACACATATTCTTTAATTTTAGGTATTCTTTAATTTTAGGTATTGCTTTTCATTGATTAATAGTAAAAAAAGGATTAAGATATTATTTGTTTAAATTGGAATATATGAAGATTATGTAAATTTTGTTCTGGGGTTCTTTAAACCATCAAAAGGGGGATATAACATGAAGTCATGGAAATGGCCGAAACATTCAATTTTAATCATTGCCATTTTAGCGACTTGGATTAAAACTGCAATCGTTTATCGAACCAGCTTTGAATTTGATTTGGAAAATGGAATGCAAAAATTCATTTTATTTATAAATCCACTCAGCTTTTTATTATTTGCTTACGGATTATCTTTATTTTTCAAAACGGAAAAAGCCCGGAATCGATGGATTATCGGCACGAGCATCCTGTTAAGCATTGTGTTATTCGGAAACGTTGCCTTTTATCGATTCTTCAACGATTTCATCACGTTGCCGGTGCTATTCCAAACAAGCAACTTTGGGGAATTGGGAACATCCGTTGCTGAAATTCTTAACTTGAAGGATTTATTATATTTCATCGACGTATTAATTATCCTGATCGCCGTGAAATATATACCGAAACTCGGAAGTTCCTATAGTGTGCGTAAAAATGTTCGTCGAGCTTATTTCGTTTTGGCTTTGGCAGTGCTGTTTTTAAATTTGGGACTTGCCGAAACAGAGCGTCCGCAACTATTGACTCGAAGCTTCGACCGCGAATTGCTTGTGAAAAACATCGGAACTTATAATTACCATTTGTATGATATTTATATTCAATCCAAATCTTCCGCTCAACGCGCTCTTGCCGATGGAAGCGAATTGGTGGAAGTGGACAACTATGTTCAAGCCAACCAGGCTGCTGTGAACGAAGATATGTTTGGCAAATACAAAGGTCGAAATTTGATTGTGATCCAGCTTGAATCATTGCAAAACTTTGTGTTGCAAAATGACATGAATGGTTATGAAGTGACACCGTTCTTGAATTCTTTGATTCACGATAAAGATACGTATTATTTCAGCAATTTCTATCATCAAACAGGGCTGGGAAAAACGAGTGATGCCGAGTTCATTTTGGAAAACTCATTGTTCGGGTTGGACCGCGGTGCCGTATTCTTTACACACAGCGGAAACACATTCAACTCCATGTCTGAAAAACTCGGGAAAAATGGTTATTACACTAGCGTCATGCACGCCAACAACAAATCCTTCTGGAACCGTGACATGATGTACCAATCATTGAAAATGCAAAAATTCTATGATATTACTTACTATGATGTCAACGATGAAAACTCAGTGAACTGGGGATTAAAAGATATTCCGTTCTTTGAACAATCTGTGGAATTATTGGCTGAACAACCACAGCCATTCTATACACGGATGATTACTTTAACAAACCACTTCCCATTCACATTGGATGAAGAAGATAAAATCATTCCTGAATATAATTCAAATTCAGGTACATTGAACCGTTATTTCCAAACAGTTCGTTACATGGATGAAGCATTGAAATCTTTCTTTGAAGAATTGAAAGAAAAAGGTCTGTACGACAATTCCATCATTGTCATGTATGGCGACCACTATGGTATTTCAGAAAACCATAATAAAGCGATGGCCATGTATTTGGGCAAAGATGAAATTACGCCATATGATACGGCTTTATTGCAATCTGTTCCGTTGTTTATCCATATTCCTGGATCAGGGGATGGAAAAGTCATCGATAAAG includes:
- the rpmG gene encoding 50S ribosomal protein L33 — protein: MRVNITLACTECGERNYITTKNKRNNPERLELKKYCSREKKVTLHRETK
- a CDS encoding LTA synthase family protein produces the protein MKSWKWPKHSILIIAILATWIKTAIVYRTSFEFDLENGMQKFILFINPLSFLLFAYGLSLFFKTEKARNRWIIGTSILLSIVLFGNVAFYRFFNDFITLPVLFQTSNFGELGTSVAEILNLKDLLYFIDVLIILIAVKYIPKLGSSYSVRKNVRRAYFVLALAVLFLNLGLAETERPQLLTRSFDRELLVKNIGTYNYHLYDIYIQSKSSAQRALADGSELVEVDNYVQANQAAVNEDMFGKYKGRNLIVIQLESLQNFVLQNDMNGYEVTPFLNSLIHDKDTYYFSNFYHQTGLGKTSDAEFILENSLFGLDRGAVFFTHSGNTFNSMSEKLGKNGYYTSVMHANNKSFWNRDMMYQSLKMQKFYDITYYDVNDENSVNWGLKDIPFFEQSVELLAEQPQPFYTRMITLTNHFPFTLDEEDKIIPEYNSNSGTLNRYFQTVRYMDEALKSFFEELKEKGLYDNSIIVMYGDHYGISENHNKAMAMYLGKDEITPYDTALLQSVPLFIHIPGSGDGKVIDKVGGQMDLRPTILHLLGIDTSNDMQLGADLFSDEHEDFVIFRDGRFVTDKYVYADETCFDRATGEETDIQGCKPYIERAQKELEYSDKIINGDLLRFYDEETGNLLSDAVK
- a CDS encoding YqgQ family protein, with protein sequence MKTILDIRNLLRQYGSFIYTGDRIGDLMMMEDEIRELYKSQILDVKEYQSALLIIRNEIKLEEERKMNVKY
- a CDS encoding 5-formyltetrahydrofolate cyclo-ligase; translation: MNKKEWRKTIKSALSELSNETYHKYSSMIKERLMNEPFLKQCGTVAITISKPPEVETRKIIEELWRLEKRVAVPKCNPESRTMDFYEITSFSQLETVYMDLEEPIPSQTVYVSPEEIDLMIVPGIVFDAKGYRIGYGGGYYDRYLPKCSGRFISLAFHLQIVDELPKESHDIPVDIIITEKSVINCEHNRREQNEDNP